Below is a window of Humulus lupulus chromosome 9, drHumLupu1.1, whole genome shotgun sequence DNA.
GACAATTTTCTAAATCTGGTTCATTTTAAGCTTGGTAAGGGAGATGGGATCAGATTTTGGGAAGACGTACGAATAGAAAATGAGGCACAATTAACAAATGCATTAAAGAATCAGTACTCAGAAGTGAAGGGATGTCCATTTTTGAAGGGGGCTGTGAAATACATTTCAGAAGGAATATACATGAAAGGGAGATGCCTAATATGCTTATTTTGATGCAGATTTTAGAGCATTTTTCACTTCAGCCTATGGTGGAGGATAGGACAGTGTGGGCCTCAGATACAAGTGGAATATTTTTATCTAATTCAGCCCTTCATACACTTAGTTTACATCACTTGATCCCtgaggaaaggtgggcaaaaaCAATTTGGAAGAGCTGTGTTCCTTGGAAAAGCTGAATGTTCATGAGAAGTTTCAACAGAAGCGACCTTACCAAATGTAATCTCCCGGGTGGTGCTTTTGTTGCAAGAAAAAAGAGGAGACTATCAGTCAACTGTTTTTGGAGTGTGATTTTGTTCAAATACTATGGTCCAAATTGCTCAGTGAACTGGACATCCAGTGGTGCATGCCTAGATCTTGCGTTTAGATAATAGTGTAGAGTGAAAGGGGGCAGGAGGCTTTCTATACTATGGACAGTTGCTACTCTAGTTATTTTCTGGGGTGTGTGAACGGAAagaaacaacacaatttttaaagaTAGAGGCTCCAACAGAGGCTTTGGGAGAAAGATTAATTTTGAGTAGCGACATGGGTTTACAAAACTAAAGGCTTTGAGGGTCTATCTTTTCCCAATCTTAGCAGAGATTGGACAATTTCTGTAAAAGATAGGCTCACCTTTTTTCATTATTTTCCTATGTCTTGTGTTGTGTTTCAAGCCACAGTTCAGTTTCCTCAGATCTCTTTTCCGATCTCGAATCTTTGTATATTTATCACAATTAATACAAAGAagtttctttacaaaaaaaaaattgaaaaaaaaggcACACTTAAATTTTAAAGGTCTTTCTCTAACATAATATCTGCAAGAGTGAAACTTCAATAAAGTCGTCCATTGGATTTAAAATCAACACCACCTAAAATTGTCTAGAACACAAATGGAAAACCAAAAAATTGGGTAGCTAATAATTATTTTGGCCTAATGTCAAAGCAACCAGAAAGCTTTTCCACTTCTGAAGCACCACAGCCACCATTAACCACAAAATATTATTAGTCAGGATCAAGTGTCTTAATAATAAACTTAGATGTTTCAGATGACAATCCACTGAACAAAAGTAATTAAAATACTACCAAATAGAACCATCAACGAAAATTATTATACCTTGTTAATAGGTTCCGTAGATCCATTGGTTGGATGAGAAATTGCATTCTGACCCCGTATGATAGTCCCATCCTTGATGACAAAATTGTAGAAAATAGTTAAGCAATAGTTTCCATATTGATGACTTAGCCATGACAAATAAGCAAATATAGGTAAATAAAGACTAAAAGGAATCAAAACAATAAAGCTTCTCCATTAATGAGTAACTTGGTATTTAGTCAATCAAAATAACTCAAGCAATTAAGCCAAAAAGGTGTCAGAACCAGAAGGAACTAAGACTTTGATATGTGAGGGCTGACATCAACACTCAGTTAAGATCTTACAACATCAGAATTCCTATCTCACTGAACTATCATTTTTACATGTTATCAGTTCCATACAAGTTTCATTGTGAGGTTTCCATGTACATCTTGCAGATAGATAAAAATACAGATCAAAATcccaccaataattcacatcctaaTGTCAGCCTGTCATTGCTTGAAATCACTGGGAGGACCAAACTTTCAGAAGGGATATCTGAAACACGTGAGAACAAAAATATTGCAGCATCTAAAGATTGAAAAAATATCCGTGCTCCTGCAAAAAAGAAATTGCCAATGCTGCAAAAATTATAAGGTCAGTTCAATTCAGAAGTGCCGGGCTTCAGTCTGATTGCTGAACTTATTAAAAGAAAACACACAAACTTATAAAAGCAACaatacatacatatatagataccAAAGATGTAACTacaattaaaaaagaaaagaaaagaatagtGTTACCTGCCATTGCTAAAACAAAATGAATCATCTGCTCGTCGAAGAATCTAAGAAAAGTCAATTGGAGAGCTTAAGTAAATTATTAAAAGTTACAACATTTAAAAAGAACTATAAAAGTGGTAGTGAGGGGAACTAAAGAAACTAAAACAACGGTTATAAGTACTGTTTCAAAGGAAAAACTAAATATCTCATTTCAGTTCCATCCTTTGTAATATGCAGAAAAATGATGATGATAAAACATGTAAAagttttttgtcaaaaaaaaaaaccatgtaAAAGTTGATTAACAGAAGTCACAATAAAAACAAGAGTTATAAATGGAAAACATACTAGAAATGCACGTAATGTTTACCTGGTTCTGAAAATAAACCAGAAATGCACGTATTGTTTCCCTGTAAGGTTTTGATACACCTCTCCACAAAGAGTGTTCGCCTTCGACAATATTGTACCTACAAAAGACAAAATAAGCATATTTTTTAGTCAATACCACAACATAGGTAAACCAAAAACAAGCAAACTAAAATTTTACATCAAGGAGTTATTTTTGAGTgatctcaaaaaaataatttCCATCACAATCACGGATCCCCAACTCGTATTTCTGAGTTCTTTGTAACACTTACACTTCATTAATTCTTTGCCAGAGTAACATTTTTCTTCTTCGTCAATGTTCTAATAAAGGAAACAAAttacacacacacatacataaacatatatatatatatatccaatcaGAATAGATCATTTGAACAACAGGGATCAGCAAGCAGATCAAAGCATTGTATAAATGTAATCTAGGATAGTAAATTCAAACACACAAACACATAAATTCAGGGGAGAAAACAAAACCATAAACGAAACACTGCAAGAACCCCATTTAAACACCAAGTAATGCCGAATACGGAAGTGCCTAGGATCCATCCACCTCTTATTGTACTCTTCTTATAAGACAAATAATGAATCAACCAAATAGAAACCAAACAATTCAAATGCAGCAAGAGAATCACCATTCGGATTTGGCTTCGCGCGGATCGAGCGTTAAACGATGACCAAGGAGTCTCCGGACGGCAAGTGCCTCGGAAGTACTCCCATCAGACAGCCTCAAACATCTTGACCGGATATCTCCAACCGCAGGGCCACCTGATCGCGTCAGAAAACATCAAATTCTTCAGATCGAACAACTAATACAAAAGCTAGAGAACTCAAATGTATGATAATGTAcagcacacacacacatatatatatatgtatatgtatatgtatgtaccAAGGACGCGAACAATCTCGGCCGTGCTTCCTCCATCATCGGAAACAGGGAGAACGTGAGCGACACGAGTGGTGAAAGTCTTGAGGTCTTCGACGACGCCATTGAAGGCAGTGCCACCTGAGAATACGAGCAAAGAGGGCTGAGAGGGCCCAGGGttggaattggaagaggaagaggagcGACAATGGGTAGGGTTTGAGAAAGGAAGATGAAGAGGAGCAGCCATGGAATTGGAAGGGAATTTGGGAAGGAGCAGTGTGTGAGTAGTAGAGGGACCTAACCAAATCTCCGCCATATTCCCGCGTCTTTTCTCAGCCTCAAGTCACACTCTACTCCTTCCGTATTATTAATTTTTTGAtggatttatattttattttgtacttTGGTTTTctaaacaaattatttttttgaccatatattttataaaataattaaaatagaactctaaatttaattttagttaatattttttcaacttaaattacaaataatttactaaattaataattcagAACCGGTGTTATTATATTCAACTTTTTCTTCATCGAAATTAAGATTAGGAttttattttaaccattttacaaaatataaagtccaaaaaataatttgtcaaaacataggaCACAAACAATTAATGGGATAAAACATTgcgtccaaaaaaatataaaccatttttttattttagatgtattttcttgacttaaaataaaatatttttggagTTTCGGGTATGTAACCAAAGGCTTCCTTTTTATTAGACctcttaaattttatttaaggatattgaataatttaatttaaaataacaacCAACCATAACCAAAACATTTTATAGAAAAATTCGATACAATAAAAACTTTAGTGTTATTCTAAGAAGAAATAAAACTCATTAGATAGTGATAATAATTaggaagaaattaaaaaaaaaatctaaggcATGATTTGGTAGTAGAAATAgaaagttattttttttaattttatattaaatttttattttaaattatacacatgGTAATGTCAATCTAGTACTCAATCTGCGACATCAGATGTTTATTAGCTACGTACGACGAAAACTAATAGAACTCTCACACCTCAGTAATCAGAATAGTTCGAAAAGAATTTTTAACATTATTTGAAAGTGATAATAATCCATAGaagaaaaaaatcttatttattaaaaaattaatattaataattagtaCAAAAACTTTAATGTAGGGTCACCAATATTCCTAGAGAACAAAACTAGAACTAAATCTCTCTAATTTCTTCCCAACAAATTGCTTTGGTCAAGCCTATTTATATAGTATTTAAAAATCttgaaaacttaataaaaatttGATGAATTTTATGTAAATCATGGTTGTAATAATGGGAAAGTGGTGGTTATGTGGTAAACATAGCCTAAAATATAAACAGCGCAATTTGACAAAAATGTAAACTGCATTCGCACCACGAAAGAATTTAAACCACAAATTATGATGCAGTGTTGGCAATTTGTGTGGTGTGAACAGTTTAATGAACACCCCTAATAGCAATTATGTGATAAACATAGTCTGCTAGACATTTGGCTTGATTGTGAGAATAAAAGAGTTTTGCCATTTTGGTTTGTGAGATGTTGTTTAGCAATGAACTCAAGTGATAGAAACCCAAATTGTTGGAGTGAAATGAGCTTAGATGTTGAATGAAAGGCCCTTTTGTACTTAAAAAGGAGCTATCTTTCTCAAAatctttgcttttttttttccttatagTGAGAAAAttgtttgaaaatttgaattaaGTGATGTGATAATatacaaataatattaaaaagtATATATTGTGTTGTATAACTTACTTAATGACTACAACAAAATCTATATTGTCTTTATACAAGGCCGGATGGAgccatataaatatttatataaaattttgagtttatatttttcctttttttttacacaatttctttaaatctaaaaatgacaCAAATTAAGTAAAAACTAAATCTTATCAACATAATATTATTAGGTCAAAAGTTTAATAGTTCGGTGTATAATTTTGATATCCATCACACTTCTTATGCAAGAATAATGATATTATACAGTGACACGTCACCGCTTTTTAAAACAATaatttaaaacaataatttactgttttaataaatgtgattggctaaaCCAAACTGTCACATCACTATGTGCAATGTTTGAGTGAACAttttggtgcacatatcattactctaaaATGCAAATGGACAACACTAAAGTGAAAATTAATAGTCAAGGATGCTTGTCACACTAGCCATTTTCTACAATTGAAATGGTTGctcatatattttttctaaagGAACAGTAGAATAACCAGTCAATCACCAACACTATAATTAGCAGCAGCAGGATATGTTGAAAAGtcaaataaaatagaatccaAACATGAGTAGGACAGTACAATTGTTTTGATTTTGAAATTTACATGTCAAAGGTTATATATTCAGTTACTATGCCTCCCCCTCCGAACTGAAATTGACACCATACTACTACACCAGAGAGGGAATCCCAGCTTCAGAAGCTCATTCATATTTTGGTGTGAAATGCCAGCTCCAATAACCATTAGCCTCGAAAGCGAAGATGGTAACACACACACATGAACCAGAACATAATGGCATTAACGCTAATCAATCGATGCACGTGTTAATCTAAAACTAAGCTAATCCCACAAAAGATAAAGCAACAATTTAGAACAGAACTCCAAGTTTGACACCGAGAAGAGTTAATTTATAGGTTAGTAATGTAAACCAATACAGTTGAAAGTTACAAGTAGATTAAGCAAAAATGAAAGAGAGAAAACAATTAAAAACATAGGTTTCAGCAGTGAATAAACTATATATTCATGGAAGACATGTAGTTTTACTCAAATTTCAAATCATCTGAGTAAAACCAAAATAGATTGGAGAAAAAAGATGGTAAGTACTCAACAAAGGTTTATCCCAAGAATCAAAgctgctcaacaagaaaacatatatTTAAATCACCAAGTCCATATATGTAGGCCTAATACAATTGCATCAAGAAGCCATAATAAGGAACATGAACGAAAAGACAAAGGCTGTAATGCTAACTGATAGGGAACGGTGCAAGATTTCCCACCATACTCAAATATAACATGCCAGAACGCATCTGGTAATGGAATTTTTGGACATTACAAAGCACCATTGAAAGTAAATAGTGTTCCTTCTTAACACAATATAAAGTAGCACATTATTAAACATGCATGCATAACTTCTTCTCAGGTCTAATCAGGGTCCAAGTAGAAAAGGACTTAGGATTCAAGAAAGGGGAAAAAAATAGCAAGAAAATAAACGAAAAGAAGTTAAACAAGCACCTTACTTGAAAACATATTAATGAAAGCATTCCTCAACTATTTGAACAAGAACTACATAACTATTCGGTGAAACAGTTTACCAGAAAAGCTCTAGTATGCTTTAAAATAAGTTCTACAAGCAAATAATATAATATCAAGATCCTTATAAGAAACTAGAAGGCAACACAGAGACAGATGAAGTGAACCAGCAACAAATTTTCAGTAGTCCATATAATATATCCAAGAATTTCATTCTCTGCATTTCACGAAATCACCACAAGCATTTAAAGCATTGGCTCCCAAGAAGCTTCTCATACACCTGAAGCAAATACCCATTTAAACTCAAACCAGTAATCAAGAATCAAGCATACAAAACAGAGAGCTTGTACTAGtaacaagaaaataaaacacagccaatttatacagaaagaaagcactttgaaaagaaaaaaaattccacATGTCCTCCTTAAGAAATCAAAAAACATTTTACAAGTCCTCTAAAGCCAACCACAGAGACATACCTACTAGCACGAACATAGATGACATACATTTtaaaagaaatcataaacaaaatcaaaatttggGGTGTGCGCAACACAGGGAAGATCACTCTTCTCAAGTAACATATCAATGAAAAAAaaccaaaacttacctcaatAATAATGCGGTAAGCTCTGATACATTCCACCAGGCGGACCTCTAGGCACAGGAGGAGGTTGGCTATGCTGAGTTGGTAGAGAAGATGATGTTAACCCATACTGTGTATGGTCTGGGTATCCAGCAGAACTCGGAGGCAACCGACCACTAAAATCTCCAGCCATTGGACCACTGTACGAACCTGGAAAGTTACTATTATATCCAACATTTGAAGATGGCACCTGGTTCCCCATAGACGGAGGCCCATAATTACTCGCAGCCAGAGGTTGAGGCG
It encodes the following:
- the LOC133801658 gene encoding uncharacterized protein YNL011C translates to MAEIWLGPSTTHTLLLPKFPSNSMAAPLHLPFSNPTHCRSSSSSNSNPGPSQPSLLVFSGGTAFNGVVEDLKTFTTRVAHVLPVSDDGGSTAEIVRVLGGPAVGDIRSRCLRLSDGSTSEALAVRRLLGHRLTLDPREAKSEWYNIVEGEHSLWRGVSKPYRETIRAFLVYFQNQILRRADDSFCFSNGSIGNFFFAGARIFFQSLDAAIFLFSRVSDIPSESLVLPVISSNDRLTLGCELLDGTIIRGQNAISHPTNGSTEPINKVGSLVPKLSSRIKRVFYMSSEGQNLLHEVFPAANQVVLEQLRSVDCIVYAMGSLFTSICPSLVLIGIGEIISSRSCPKVLLLNGTHDRETSGFSASCFVTAITDALNRTHGDRQNCLKNLPGQYINTLLVPKGGEIPVNIQTLAAQGIVDVIYVNSVCDPKIGVLFDSKSLIEALAEVIGKFMSTVT